The Helicoverpa armigera isolate CAAS_96S chromosome 7, ASM3070526v1, whole genome shotgun sequence genomic sequence ACAAGAAAGGGAACCCATGACAGAAGATATAGGTAAGTCGTTACTAATACTAATTTACTAAATTGCGGAAGGTGTGACCGACTAGTTTGTCTATTAATTAGTGTggctataataaaataattacctaaatcTTGTTTTTCTGCTCCAGCTCCACCATACTTGTCGCAACACAACGTGGTGCCAGCTAAATGGAGCTACCTCCACTACGATGACATGAACACGATGTCGAAGAAGCACTACGCCATCTTCAGCATGCCTCCCCCCTACCACTCCACGCCCGACCAGAACAAGGCGCTCGACACCAACATGAACACCAACATCAACAACAGGAACCATAGCAACAACTCCAGCCCACTAATAGGCTATGATTCTAAATCAGGTCTACTAGGCCACGATGTCCACTTCGAGAAATGTAAGAGGAACGATGACTTCAGACTCTTCGATCCCAATGACGCTTGCTACCTCGACGACGGCATGGGCTTCGACCTTCAAAGCGTTCTGTCCATGGAACTCTTAGAGAACGCGTCGAACAACCCCAGGCTAGTAGAAGCTAAAAACGAAGAGGTGCTAAGAAGAGTAGCGGAAATGCAGAAATTAGTTGAAAACTCCGAACAATATTTGACTGAAAATTGTGATTTCGATACTTATCATGAGAATTTACGAGATGAGCTAGTTGGTAAAGAAACTTGTGTAGATAATGTAGAGAGTGATACAGAGTCTAATACTAGTAGAATGACGGATGATGCGCCTGGCATACTGAGACATAGTGACTCGTTGCTGTTACTGACTGAAACTATAAACCAAGGACTGAGCGGGTTAACTGTACCGGAGAATGGAAAAGACAATAATAGTTTAACCACGCGACAGTCTCAAGGTCTCAGTGCTATACTGAATAACTGTGGATTGACTGATGCTTTAATAGCTTTGAACAGTGATATATGTCACTCAGAGAGTGACAATGATTCGCTTTATACGCCCACGAGTAGTCCTATACGCAAACATCAAAATAAGTCCACGGGTAAAGGAGTCAGAACTAGTTTTGGTCTAGTCAGCCCTGACGCAACGCAAGACAATAAGGAACCAAATCTAAAGGAATATTTGAAACAACTTAGAGAAAAGAGTAGTAAAGAAGAAACGAAAGCGGCTGAGTACCCGTACTTCTATCAAGAGAGCGTAGTTGATAATGATGCTGAGCTTATAGATTTAACTTTGATACCTCCCCCACAAACGCCCGACGAATTAGACTGTGCTACGCAAGTGCCTCAAATTTTACCCGTAGTTCCGCCATCGTTTGCTGATGACAAAGTGAATTCACAAGAAAACTTAGCAAATGCACCGAAGAAGAATGCATTAGAAGAATTTATAGCTAATGTTACTATACAGCCTCCTACTGTTAAAGTTACTCCAGCTATAGAGTTGACTCCAGAAGAAATAATGTCGTATATCATTCCACCTCCACCAGCTTCTAACTCATCCACTTTAGATAGAGAACAAGTAAGTTATGCTAATCATAGTCAAATACTTGAAGCAAAAAACGAACAAGCAAACACAGAAGCAAAAACTGCGAACGGTGATGTCGTGAAGGGAACTTTAAGCGTTAGCGAAATAAGGAACATGTTCGCAGCCAAAAGTTTGAGCGATGCCAGAAATAGTCTTTTACTCaaagataaaaacaaagttGCTACTCAAACGAAATCCGATTCCCCTAAAGGTAAAAGAAAAAGCCAGGCTGGTGAAAAACAATCTAATGGAAAAGCCCACGTTATAGAATACCCTACAGTCGAGAGAAAAGGAATGTTCTCTTGTTGTAGTAAAGACAAGAATAAATCCGAAGAGAATTCCGATGACAATGAAAAAGTGGAAACACAAATTCAGAACTCCGACTCTATTCCTGACGTATGTGAAATTAGACCACCGCCGAGAAGAAAAAACTCCGATTGTAAGAAACCTCCTGAAAGACCTCCAAAGGTCCCACCTGTACCCGCTCCAAGACCGCGATCAAATTCATTCACATGTCTAAATAACGAGCTGAGTGCTGTTGAGATTACAAACAACCACTTCAGTACATTGAACAATAGGAAGCTGAACTACAAAGTCATCTGCGATATTAACGAACAATGTATGCCGAACCCTCCACAATTGCCACCGAGGTTAGAAAACAAAGTGCTGTCACCACCTCCACCGATTTTGCTACCTCCCAAGAAGCCGCCTCTACCTCCCGTACCTAGCATTGAAGTACTTCGACTGAAGAATTCACAAAAGCAATCACCGATTAGGAACCCAGAACAGCGATTAGCCAGCATTGGCTCCCCCCATTTCCAACGCAACTTGAACACATACAGAAACTTAGAAAACGAGAACAGACTGACTGACGAAGAAGCTCAGAATATTCGCTCATCGCCTAACTACAGCTCTATGACATTACAGAGCCGTCACGTGAGATCCAACTCGGAGACCAAGAATACAATTTTGAAGAACAATACAGCACTTTCTTTATGTTCTCCACAGATGAACAGGCGGTTTAGTAATCGTCCTGATTTATTGAATGGGGCTCCTGGTGAGCGGGTGTTTAGTCCTCCATTATCAGAGCGGCAGTCTTTTCGGCGTAACAGTGCAAGTCCGACTCCAAAAGTGCAGAACCACGTGAGGTTTAAGGACGAAGTAGTGGATGATATTCCGACGCCTCCCTCTCCGCCTACGGTGAAGTTCCCGGAGTTCCAGCCCGGGAATAATGGGCACGTGTCGATAGAGAACTTGCTGTGTAAGACGGAGGTAGCTGTGGACGGGTTGCTGCAGAGACTACACCAGGTGGCGCAGAAGTGTTCTCATCAGCACGCGCATGGAGGCGGCGAGGATATTGATGAGGCTAAGTTTCAGGTTAGTTGGATCACATAAtttatgattataatttatatgttatgtgattgatttatgtaattaaaggaaaatgataatttgatgATTCTATTCACAAATGCTAGTAATGCCTACTTATGGAAGTCATATCGTAGCGTTCGTAACTCTTGATCAGTAACTGGTTAAGTTTTCTATGGTGTAATTGCTCCATTGATTACTTACGATTTGGTTTAGGTCATCACGcttttatatcaaaaaatatttttgaaaacttacACAACAATTCTAACTCCTAATTGTTGTCTACAAACCTATCATTCATATCATTTTGatgtaacattttaaaacttacaCAACAAACCTATCTGTGAAATGGTCACACCAGTTACTACAAAACTGCAACAAGTAGGAttgtaatgattttaaaatcataGATAGGTTTGTTGtgtaagttttaaaatgttacaaattaGCTTCAATATATTTTCCATCTATTCTCTAGCGCGCTCGCAGCGAGCTGACAGCATGCGCGGTGACGCTGGTGAGCGCGTCGCGTTCCCTGGTGGGCGCGCTGGGCGGGACGGGCGGCGCCGCGCCGGgggccgcgcccgccgcgctcgctGACTGCCTCACGCCGCTCAGGAGGCTGTCTGACTTGGCACAGGTGAGTTACAACTTGAGATATGGATATTCTTTGGCGCAAGTTCACCGACAATTGACGCAAGAACGCAACTTcagaaaactgacgtttgtCGGTGAAGATAAGACTTACTAGAAGTGTTCTAACAAACGACTACGTTGAATTTTAGTATTAGAGAAAAAGCTTTAGAAGTCTGAAGGATTATGGATGGACATAACCAAATCGGTCCGGCCAAACCGTTTTGGTGCACTACCCAACGACTAGCATTTCATTTTGAACAAGGTTTTAGTTCGATCTCAATTCAGTATTACTATTATTCTCTGTAGCTTAACTTCATTTcctctttttatttcaaatcaacATAATCATCATTCTCCACTCCAGGCTCTCGGCAGACACACTTCAGCACCGCTCCAAACGCGAAACCTGGTCCTCCGAGTCCACGACGTGACCGCAGCATTCAAAGAACTAGCCGGCGCTGAAATGGCACAAATCATCCACGAGCACAACGCCAAGAAATCACAAGGTCAAGGGCAGGAGAACAACTCGACCTTGGAAGGTCAACTGGCTTTGAGAGCTGAATGTCTGGCTAATGTCCTCGCTACCTTATTGAGAAGCCTTAGGGTATTTTCTCCTTAAGAGTAAAAGGaccagttttttgttttgtataaagatatgATGATGAGCATAATAATGGTAGGAAAGCTACTATAAATGATGAAGTGATGTAAATGGATGTGGGATTAGATAGGAATGATACTAATATTTGTATAGCGCAAATCATGACGTACAATCAGCTGACGTGTTGTCATGCgatttttatttcgattttatCGATTCGATTTACAACTCTAAAAATCGATTCATTTTACATACCAGATATAATCACAACTTTTATCTCGATATATTCCGAGTTGAAAATAATTGGAGAATAATCTGGTACAAGCGATATATAGCTCTCTATCTTAAACAATATAGGACATCAAAAGAGCagctaaaataaatacgaataataaatattatattaactatAAATCCATTCTATGTATagattaatttgttaattgatttctgttgaaaaataaataaccgtTACTAAAATGAGACCAAATAAATTTAGGtacgttttttaaataattcgaTAGTTTTTTCGTAGTTGGCAACATTTGTGTTTGTATGGCTCCTGTTTACCATGACTGTAATGAATTACGACTGTGATGGGGTAATTTAAAAATGGTGGAAATTATTGTACTTTGGATGTTTTGTCATTGTAAAAAGGAGCCATTAGTTTGTAGattgtaaattttaatgttaatgttcacatttgttgtttatataatttttgtgaGTAATTTAACTTGTAGTTAACGCTTAATTTTAACTTGATGCATAGTTTTGAACTTGCGGTGGATATATCTGTCTGTTGAATCTACAATGgttatcaacaaaaaatatcatatcACTTCTAGGTACACAAATAATCCTAGAAATTATTCATATCATATAAAAAAGGTACTCAAAAGCATTATAAAACCTTTAGTTTCTACTATTCCTGTTTTCACCCAAGTAAGAATACATTGGAgtcctgaaaaaataaaatatgctgcATGTTACAAGACCTTGTCAGCCAGAAAACCAGTCCACAGATTATATCAGTTTTTCTAGCTTCTATTATCTATGATTCCGTAGACAAAGTGTTACCatagtttaatattaattttaccttaaaacatatctatttatacaagaataaaatgtatattttctatTGTGAGATGTGTGAATGGATAAAGGGTGCAATGTCTGTAATCCTTCAGTGTCTAACTTACCATATCTTAATACTTTAGGCAACTGTAATCAAAGATAACTAATACGTATACTGTCGTTCTGTGCATATTGTTTCTCTCCTATAATTTACACCTTAATGTGCTAAAATACTTAAGAAATACTTCATTAAGGGTTGTAATGATATTATCGCGCGAATTTGCATAAAGTTTGGTGTTGCTAGCTGTTAATTTGTTCAACAATGTTGCCAGCAATCGTTTTTTGGTACACGCGATGtgctgatattaaaatattggtgCTATTTTGAAAAGAAAGTGTACGTTTTTCGGTATTGTTATCGGTTGAACTGTAATCATTATTTGCGAGTACataaatgataattatgtaaTGCACCagtgatttgaattttttgtaaatatcacgTAGGGTTGTTTTTGCAACGCAATAAACTAAACTAAGGCATAACGCATGATGTATTGATAATAATCTGTTTCTATTTCCCGCCTGTTTAGTacaattttgtgttatttttctcCGCTGGTATCCCAAAGCTTTTATAGGAACCAAAGACGAgagttttcatatattttatgttgtttcttGATTTTGTTTACGAGTATTCACTTCGGCTTATAATGAATTTCTTCATGTATTGAACAGACTATAGTTCTGATGTTGAATAGATTCtcttaatgttttattgatgCACATGTGACAAACTATAAACACAAtggaaattattgtttttactttcAGAAGCTTTCCAACtattctgaaaatataaaattaccttggCTCTTTATTTAGTACAGAccttttactaaattaaattcgGTTCGAACGACCAATTTTTGACTTCCGAGTTTCAGACAGAAACGTCAGAATGTGCATCAACAAAACAACGGTTTACGTGTATAAAAAGTTTGCAAACATAGTTTATCGttatacaagataataattcaccagtttatttattgttcccAAGTAACAATGCAATGCATTTGATGTAATAAAcagtataaatatttgtttgtgtcTTATTGTTTCCCTAAACTGTTCGTTATTAAAACAGCTTATACTTTACTGCGGAAGTCAATAGCCTAACTATGCATTGTTTTGCGAGATTTTTGAAATCATTTGTTtaaagctaatgtcaaaattaaattactaatcGCAGCAAAACAGCCGATAGATCGGTTACTGAAATCCACAGTAAGGACAACCATGCTGATTTCTGTAAAATCGTTTAGGTATGAAAGACGATGGCTCAATCAACACGGTTATATTTCCTTTcctgtacgtcgattctataaaattcagacaacaactcgcatttcacttcgctattcactcacACTTCACTtaaaagtcatctcatactttatctgtcaaaatctcgagtttagttcaactcgcaaacacgctcgcaagagtagcgctagtgtagtttgagaaTGCCAATCACgaaactcacggcggattcagatgcgaagttGAGACTGAAGTCTTACAGAATCACACCACTGTACCTGAACACTTGTTTTATAATCACACAGAGGTACAAATGTCCATGCAAAGATcttgaaaaaataagttttggaactattgaaccaattcgtaaaattcttttactatccccgagtaggtatattttgtccgggttcGGTAAGTAGTTCCGAAGAAAAACAGCTAGGGCTCTATATTTTAACCAGGGTACGGGAAAAGACCTCGCGTGATTCAGGGCAAATATAGGTACATCATCATCTcacgagcctttttcccaactacatatgttagggtcggcttccagtctaaccagatgcagctgagtaccagcgttttacaaggagcgactgcctgtctagtgtctgacctcctcaacccagttacccgggcaattcGGGACAAACAACCAGTAACTAATATTTGTGTTGACCCCAACTCCTAAGATACTGCAAATTTAGTCGCCTTTATGTTGTATAGAATACAGATGGTATCTATTTAATTTGTCATACTGATAAAAGTCGACATAAGTATGAGGTCGTGGCGGCAGTCTGTTGTGAGTTTGTGTTGCTCTAGTTTTCACTATCTCCTTTCCTAGGTACTTTGTTATGTTACTGAGGTTATGAGACAATTAGTAATATACATAGGCAAtagacataaataatatttgcaccTACCACACAGCACCTACATGAAATGTAGGTGCtaaaatgtatattatatatttttttaattttgtcccTACGTCTGTTTATCATGGCAATCCCTGAAATAGCTAGCAGCTAGCTGATGTTACAAGAAAAACTACTCATCCACGCGAAAAAATGCACGTAAGAGATCATGAActtaacacacaaaaatattacatcttTTACATACCAAAGTGACACTAGAAgacttttttaaactttaatgatTGATACGTAAAGTCTTACGACGT encodes the following:
- the LOC110373154 gene encoding uncharacterized protein LOC110373154 is translated as MLLQQASSSPGPSGTASPKLTSSPRPNPSPSFNSRATGSPSLSDGASSSNSPKLGANSPKLGASPKYGSPKLGTGSPKLGRVTLEDEAALERLQAELKEGWTVHTGRDGRLYYCNHITRTASWLPPAESWPTGKEGSGSGSEQDEEELPYGWEQALDCHGKPYYINHVNKTTTYVAPEGCSCESPPAPRDVVLERDPELGFGFVAGSERPVLVRFVTDNSPSVGKLEPGDQILCVNGEDVSLAAREHVITAVRACTDKVTLRVCQPARSGNPARRSALLSAAKRARLRARPPRVRFADSVQLNGAPMYPPSAFSLGDLCLPPMANVLKVFLENGQTKSFKYDTTTTVADVVTSLKDKLCITAEEHFSLVVEHVKSLKRNKLTLLDPKESLARIAARPGSYKMRCLFRIVFMPTAAAELAQRDLAALDYLYMQCCNDVAQERFAPELQPEVALRLAALHMHQHALANNLSPAKLTVKAVEREFGLERFVPSGLLESMKRKELRRLIAHFLKLNSQMTGSQRQLTQLQAKLHYLDIVAGLPSYGAKCFSSSRPERVLLVSPRFGLSQIVGRTNSVPQPIASLEEVEGIRVKRDWSSGGADVAIFLQRDRVLALLMDERDAAEMPLIIAGYYRLVTGQELNVEQEREPMTEDIAPPYLSQHNVVPAKWSYLHYDDMNTMSKKHYAIFSMPPPYHSTPDQNKALDTNMNTNINNRNHSNNSSPLIGYDSKSGLLGHDVHFEKCKRNDDFRLFDPNDACYLDDGMGFDLQSVLSMELLENASNNPRLVEAKNEEVLRRVAEMQKLVENSEQYLTENCDFDTYHENLRDELVGKETCVDNVESDTESNTSRMTDDAPGILRHSDSLLLLTETINQGLSGLTVPENGKDNNSLTTRQSQGLSAILNNCGLTDALIALNSDICHSESDNDSLYTPTSSPIRKHQNKSTGKGVRTSFGLVSPDATQDNKEPNLKEYLKQLREKSSKEETKAAEYPYFYQESVVDNDAELIDLTLIPPPQTPDELDCATQVPQILPVVPPSFADDKVNSQENLANAPKKNALEEFIANVTIQPPTVKVTPAIELTPEEIMSYIIPPPPASNSSTLDREQVSYANHSQILEAKNEQANTEAKTANGDVVKGTLSVSEIRNMFAAKSLSDARNSLLLKDKNKVATQTKSDSPKGKRKSQAGEKQSNGKAHVIEYPTVERKGMFSCCSKDKNKSEENSDDNEKVETQIQNSDSIPDVCEIRPPPRRKNSDCKKPPERPPKVPPVPAPRPRSNSFTCLNNELSAVEITNNHFSTLNNRKLNYKVICDINEQCMPNPPQLPPRLENKVLSPPPPILLPPKKPPLPPVPSIEVLRLKNSQKQSPIRNPEQRLASIGSPHFQRNLNTYRNLENENRLTDEEAQNIRSSPNYSSMTLQSRHVRSNSETKNTILKNNTALSLCSPQMNRRFSNRPDLLNGAPGERVFSPPLSERQSFRRNSASPTPKVQNHVRFKDEVVDDIPTPPSPPTVKFPEFQPGNNGHVSIENLLCKTEVAVDGLLQRLHQVAQKCSHQHAHGGGEDIDEAKFQRARSELTACAVTLVSASRSLVGALGGTGGAAPGAAPAALADCLTPLRRLSDLAQALGRHTSAPLQTRNLVLRVHDVTAAFKELAGAEMAQIIHEHNAKKSQGQGQENNSTLEGQLALRAECLANVLATLLRSLRVFSP